The Nerophis ophidion isolate RoL-2023_Sa linkage group LG20, RoL_Noph_v1.0, whole genome shotgun sequence genomic interval GGTGATGAGGCTCAACTCAGTACCACTTGAACCTCCTCCAAGCATGGACTTCTCCAGAAGGCTCCGTGAACTGGCTGGAAACGCCACAGGAGCTTCGCCGCCTCTGTCCCCCAACAGGCCAAACCCTATGCAAAGGCTTCTTCAACCATTCCAGCCAGGTTCTAAGCCTCCGTTCTCGGCAACTCCACCCCTCTCCACTTCTCAGTCGCCTTCTGGCTTGAGGTCGACCCCGAATCCAACATCCAACGCAGTTCAACCGAGCACGCCACTAAAGGCAAAGTCTTGTGAGTTCTGTGGAAAGACTTTCAAGTTCCAGAGTAACCTGATTGTTCACAGACGTAGCCACACGGGGGAAAAGCCATTCAAGTGTCACCTGTGTAACCATGCATGCACCCAGGCAAGCAAACTTAAacgacacatgaaaacacactgTCAGAGTAAGTCTTTGGTGCTCAGTACCAAGTCTGAAGACGGCCTCTCGACAGCCAGTTCTCCCGAGCCTGGTACCAGTGAACTGATGGGCAGCGCCACAGATGCCCTTAAGTCGGTGGTGGCCAAGTTCAAGAGCGAGAACAATGGTCTGATGACTGAAAAtggagaggaggaagaagaggaggaggaggaagaggaggaagaagaagaagaggaggaggaggaagaagaggaagagggaGAGGAGGAGGAAATAGATGCTAAGCCTGTGGTCGGAGATGTTGAGGAGGACAGGAATAACTATCGCTTCAGCTTGAGGTTAGAAGGTGCCCGCCACCACCAGAACAGTGTGGCTCTGCACCCGCGCCATCGGAGCATATCGCAGGAGCCCGGTGATGATGACTCAGCAATGGAGTCAGACCGAGCAGACGATGGAACCACAACGACTTTAAACGGTCTTGGACCTTTATCTACTGACAGCCTTTCCAGGAAGCTGCTGCGTGGTGGCATAAGCCCCGGCTCCCTCAGTCCTGTCTCCAAACGCATTAAGGTGGAAAAGGATCTAGACCCTCCCACTCCAACCATCGCAAACTCAGAAAACGTCTACTCCCAGTGGCTAGCAGGCTATGCTGCCTCACGACAACTCAAGGACCCCTTTCTCAACTTTACCGGCGGGGACTCCAGACAATCGCCCTTCGCCTCCTCATCCGAGCACTCGTCAGAGAACGGCAGCTTGCGCTTCTCTACTCCGCCCGGTGAGCTGGACGGGGAACGCGCCGCTTCGGGGCGCAGCGGCACCGGCAGCGGGGCCAGCACGCCACACGGCGGAAGCGGCAACGGCAGACCTTGCTCCAAGGACGGCCGGCGCAGCGACACCTGCGAGTATTGCGGCAAGGTTTTTAAGAACTGCAGCAACTTGACAGTGCACCGACGCAGTCACACGGGAGAGCGGCCCTACAAGTGTGAGCTGTGCAGCTACGCCTGCGCCCAGAGCTCAAAGCTCACGCGCCACATGAAGACCCACGGACAGATGGGCAAGGACGTTTACAAATGTGAAATTTGCCACATGCCTTTCAGCGTCTACAGTACTCTGGAGAAACACATGAAGAAGTGGCACAGTGACCGCCCTCTGTCTAACGACATAAAGACGGAGTAGAGCAACATGCCGGACGTTCTCTCAGTCAGCTTCTCGGCTACGTAGGGGGATAGGAGTACAGGGTCACACAACCGTACGCAGTACAGCCCTGTTATCGTTCCCGACCA includes:
- the LOC133538996 gene encoding B-cell lymphoma/leukemia 11A-like — translated: MSRRKQGKPQHLSKRDFSPEPLLGVVPEDNCQDSPRLGVAQGEPLKGDQDLLTCGQCQSHFPLADILLFIEHKRRQCHGSLCMDKPLDRPPSSPLSSPLSTSSTHSRTHYPRRVCHPVEVAVQVSPQDEDCLSAPLQGIIPKQENITDKDEPSSYTCTTCKQPFTSAWFLLQHAQNTHGFRIYLESEPGSPLTPRVGAAPGMGGDCASSQPPLHAVHLADGSPYSLLRMPGSGSGRDSVSTPREGRYPRTPPLFSPPPRHHLSPDDLALATHHPSAFDRVMRLNSVPLEPPPSMDFSRRLRELAGNATGASPPLSPNRPNPMQRLLQPFQPGSKPPFSATPPLSTSQSPSGLRSTPNPTSNAVQPSTPLKAKSCEFCGKTFKFQSNLIVHRRSHTGEKPFKCHLCNHACTQASKLKRHMKTHCQSKSLVLSTKSEDGLSTASSPEPGTSELMGSATDALKSVVAKFKSENNGLMTENGEEEEEEEEEEEEEEEEEEEEEEEEGEEEEIDAKPVVGDVEEDRNNYRFSLRLEGARHHQNSVALHPRHRSISQEPGDDDSAMESDRADDGTTTTLNGLGPLSTDSLSRKLLRGGISPGSLSPVSKRIKVEKDLDPPTPTIANSENVYSQWLAGYAASRQLKDPFLNFTGGDSRQSPFASSSEHSSENGSLRFSTPPGELDGERAASGRSGTGSGASTPHGGSGNGRPCSKDGRRSDTCEYCGKVFKNCSNLTVHRRSHTGERPYKCELCSYACAQSSKLTRHMKTHGQMGKDVYKCEICHMPFSVYSTLEKHMKKWHSDRPLSNDIKTE